From the genome of Syntrophales bacterium, one region includes:
- a CDS encoding nitroreductase has product MNVSQGVLERRSIRAFSVKVPERSLVESILGHARWAPSWGNTQCWKVTVADGDRLEAFRENNRRQYLDGVVPNPDMPMPREWPEINKARYGEVGRRVFEALSIARGDKQARHEHQARMHGLFGAPMLLLFSVDRAITPPEYAMFDLGSFVQTICLLSWEKGLGTCPLAVAVNYPDVVRRHIDIPEGEALVMGLAVGYPDMAAPINSFERSRASEKEVIRWGA; this is encoded by the coding sequence ATGAATGTATCACAGGGTGTCCTGGAGAGGCGCAGTATCCGCGCTTTTTCCGTGAAAGTGCCGGAACGAAGTCTTGTCGAATCAATCCTCGGGCATGCCCGATGGGCCCCTTCATGGGGGAACACGCAGTGCTGGAAGGTGACCGTCGCCGACGGCGACCGTCTCGAGGCCTTCAGGGAAAACAACCGGCGGCAGTACCTTGACGGGGTGGTTCCGAACCCCGACATGCCGATGCCTCGTGAGTGGCCCGAAATCAACAAAGCCCGGTACGGAGAGGTTGGGCGCCGGGTCTTTGAAGCCTTGTCCATCGCCCGGGGTGACAAGCAGGCCAGGCACGAACATCAGGCCCGCATGCACGGTCTCTTCGGAGCGCCGATGCTGCTGCTTTTTTCCGTGGACAGGGCTATAACTCCACCGGAGTACGCCATGTTCGATCTGGGATCTTTCGTGCAGACCATCTGTCTTCTGTCCTGGGAAAAGGGCCTGGGAACCTGCCCGCTGGCGGTGGCCGTAAATTATCCCGATGTCGTACGGCGGCACATTGACATTCCCGAGGGCGAGGCGCTCGTGATGGGGTTGGCCGTCGGTTATCCCGATATGGCCGCCCCGATCAACAGCTTCGAACGTTCCAGGGCGTCCGAAAAAGAAGTGATCAGGTGGGGTGCATGA